A genomic region of Gemmata massiliana contains the following coding sequences:
- a CDS encoding c-type cytochrome, with the protein MRITALALFALTLCSSALADEQAQKPVTVPTVERGATAQPPKVEVATVDWAKRFADGPTPLWVWGADAKKDYRIEKTFDAKGIKAARLIATCDNRVTLYFNQKQVASSSEWQEPVEVDVTKLLKETGNVIDARAGNEGGVAGFVLKLVLVPEKGEPTYIVTDESWTCSTEGSKVKENKPVKKIGTYGASPWGKVFDASTGAQPGSKVPANTFVALPGYKIEKLFTVPRATLGSWVCLTADDKGRLIASDQGGLGLYRITPGKVGTEEETKVEKLPAKVTAAQGLLWHKGALYVVCNGGPGSGLYRVTSSENNDQLDQVEKLKAIQGGGEHGPHAVRLAPDGKSLYVICGNHTQPPENFNHSRVPKNWSEDHILPRQWDANGHARGILAPGGYVAKTDFDGKTWEIFTSGYRNPYDFAFNANGEMFVYDADMEWDLGMPWYRPTRVNHATSGSELGWRSGTGKWPAYYIDSLPAMVDIGPGSPVGVEFGYGAKFPAKYQKALFICDWTFGTMYAIHTELNGATYKATKEEFLSRTPLPLTDVVINPVDGAMYFTIGGRGTQSELFRVTYVGKEPTEKVEYKTAPTAELKLLKQIEEYHKLADDPAKAVEFLYPHLKHEDRFIRYAARVALEHQPVKFWQDKVLAEKDRSAIINGAIALARQGGKELQPKLLETIDRVFVGIKERGNGLSLEQLVDLSRIYSLVFLRMGEPDKATAERLSQRLDRAFPSPDDALNREMAQLLVYLKSPTIVEKICAELKKPSKPLTQEGLEEVLLRNRGYGGTVANMLKNAPDQQKLSYLFTLRNATVGWNMDRWKTYYGFLAEARTKAGGASYQGFLTNIEKDAFTNATDSDRLAIEAGGLRPAYKAPTLPKPVGPGKAWATADLVALEDKLKSGRDFKNGARAFAAARCVVCHRFGGDGGATGPDLSQVAGRFSLKDLSESIVEPSKVISDQYKASVIQTTDDKTITGKIVNDAGGKYTVVLDPENASKVLELKKEDVANVKPSNISLMPEKLLNELNEREVLDMLAYLLSRGDPNHAMFKK; encoded by the coding sequence ATGCGTATCACGGCACTCGCACTTTTTGCCTTAACACTCTGTTCGTCAGCACTTGCCGACGAACAGGCGCAGAAGCCTGTCACCGTACCGACGGTCGAACGCGGCGCGACCGCGCAGCCACCGAAAGTCGAGGTGGCGACGGTCGATTGGGCGAAGCGGTTCGCCGACGGCCCGACCCCGTTGTGGGTGTGGGGCGCGGACGCGAAAAAGGACTACCGAATCGAGAAAACGTTTGATGCGAAGGGCATCAAGGCTGCGCGACTCATCGCGACGTGCGACAACCGCGTCACGTTGTACTTCAACCAGAAGCAGGTCGCGTCGTCGAGTGAGTGGCAGGAACCGGTCGAGGTCGATGTCACCAAGTTGCTGAAGGAGACGGGGAACGTCATCGATGCCCGCGCGGGCAACGAGGGCGGCGTCGCGGGCTTCGTGCTCAAGTTGGTTCTGGTGCCCGAGAAGGGCGAACCGACGTACATCGTCACCGACGAATCGTGGACATGTAGCACGGAGGGAAGCAAGGTAAAAGAGAACAAGCCGGTCAAGAAGATCGGCACCTACGGTGCATCACCGTGGGGTAAGGTGTTCGATGCGAGCACGGGCGCGCAACCCGGCTCGAAGGTGCCGGCGAACACGTTTGTCGCGCTCCCCGGCTACAAGATCGAGAAGCTGTTCACGGTTCCGCGCGCCACTCTGGGTTCGTGGGTGTGCCTCACCGCGGACGATAAGGGGCGGCTGATCGCGAGCGACCAAGGCGGGCTGGGACTGTACCGCATCACGCCCGGAAAAGTGGGCACCGAAGAAGAAACAAAAGTCGAGAAGCTCCCCGCGAAGGTCACCGCGGCGCAGGGGCTGTTGTGGCACAAGGGGGCGCTGTATGTCGTGTGTAACGGCGGTCCCGGGAGCGGGCTGTACCGCGTCACCTCTTCAGAGAACAACGACCAACTCGATCAGGTCGAGAAACTGAAGGCGATCCAGGGTGGCGGCGAGCACGGCCCGCACGCGGTGCGGCTCGCGCCGGACGGTAAGTCGCTCTACGTCATATGCGGGAACCACACTCAGCCGCCGGAAAATTTCAATCACAGCCGCGTGCCGAAGAACTGGAGCGAGGACCACATCCTCCCGCGCCAGTGGGACGCGAACGGTCACGCACGCGGCATTCTGGCTCCCGGCGGGTATGTTGCGAAGACGGATTTCGACGGTAAGACCTGGGAGATCTTCACCAGCGGGTACCGCAACCCGTATGACTTCGCGTTCAACGCGAACGGCGAAATGTTCGTCTACGACGCGGACATGGAGTGGGATCTGGGGATGCCGTGGTACCGCCCGACGCGGGTGAACCACGCGACGAGTGGCAGCGAACTTGGCTGGCGCAGCGGGACTGGCAAATGGCCCGCGTACTACATCGATTCACTGCCCGCGATGGTCGATATCGGGCCGGGTTCGCCGGTCGGCGTCGAGTTCGGGTACGGGGCGAAGTTCCCGGCGAAGTACCAGAAGGCGCTGTTCATCTGCGACTGGACCTTCGGCACGATGTACGCGATTCACACCGAGCTGAACGGCGCGACCTACAAAGCCACGAAGGAAGAGTTCCTGAGCCGCACCCCGCTCCCGCTCACGGACGTGGTTATTAACCCGGTTGACGGCGCGATGTACTTCACCATCGGCGGGCGCGGGACGCAGAGCGAACTGTTCCGCGTGACGTATGTGGGTAAGGAGCCGACCGAGAAGGTGGAATACAAGACCGCGCCGACAGCGGAACTGAAACTGCTGAAGCAAATCGAAGAGTATCACAAGCTCGCGGACGACCCGGCGAAGGCTGTGGAGTTCCTCTATCCCCATCTGAAGCACGAGGACCGTTTCATTCGTTACGCGGCTCGCGTGGCTCTTGAGCACCAACCGGTGAAGTTCTGGCAGGATAAAGTGCTCGCGGAGAAGGATCGGAGTGCGATTATTAATGGCGCTATTGCCCTGGCGCGCCAGGGCGGGAAAGAGCTTCAGCCGAAACTTCTTGAAACCATAGACCGGGTGTTTGTCGGAATCAAGGAGCGGGGCAATGGCCTCTCCCTGGAGCAGTTGGTGGACCTCAGCCGGATTTATTCGCTCGTGTTTCTGCGGATGGGCGAACCCGATAAGGCCACCGCAGAGCGACTTTCGCAGCGGCTCGATAGAGCCTTCCCGTCCCCGGACGATGCTTTGAACCGCGAAATGGCCCAACTACTCGTCTATCTGAAATCACCAACGATCGTCGAGAAGATCTGCGCGGAACTGAAAAAGCCGTCGAAGCCGCTCACGCAGGAAGGTTTGGAAGAGGTGCTGCTCCGGAACCGCGGGTACGGCGGAACCGTTGCTAACATGCTCAAGAACGCCCCGGACCAGCAAAAGCTCTCCTACCTGTTCACGCTCCGCAACGCGACCGTGGGCTGGAACATGGACCGCTGGAAGACGTATTACGGTTTCCTCGCGGAAGCGCGGACGAAGGCCGGTGGTGCCAGCTACCAGGGCTTCCTCACGAACATCGAGAAAGATGCGTTCACCAACGCGACCGACAGTGACCGGCTCGCGATCGAAGCGGGCGGGCTGCGCCCCGCGTACAAGGCCCCTACGCTCCCCAAGCCGGTCGGCCCCGGGAAAGCGTGGGCGACGGCCGATCTCGTTGCGCTCGAAGACAAGCTCAAGAGCGGGCGCGATTTCAAGAACGGTGCACGGGCGTTCGCCGCGGCGCGGTGCGTGGTGTGCCACCGGTTCGGCGGCGACGGCGGGGCGACCGGTCCCGATTTGTCGCAGGTCGCGGGGCGGTTCAGCCTGAAAGACCTGTCCGAATCGATCGTCGAACCGAGCAAGGTGATTTCGGACCAGTACAAGGCGTCGGTGATTCAAACTACCGACGACAAGACCATTACAGGCAAGATCGTGAACGACGCGGGCGGGAAGTACACGGTCGTTCTCGACCCCGAAAACGCATCGAAGGTGCTGGAATTGAAGAAAGAGGACGTCGCGAACGTCAAGCCGTCCAACATCTCGCTCATGCCCGAGAAGCTGCTGAACGAACTGAACGAGCGTGAGGTGCTCGACATGCTCGCGTACCTTCTGAGTCGCGGTGACCCGAACCACGCGATGTTCAAGAAGTAA
- a CDS encoding DUF1415 domain-containing protein, producing MLTTETVIEQTRRWVSDVVIGLNLCPFARRVFDSGLIRFTVTDATDLDALRAALAHELRSLADTPAEQVETAILIHPHVLGDFLDYNDFVVETESLIEELDLTGVIQIAGFHPRYQFGGTRPNDVENYTNRSPFPMLHLLREGSITAVNDDPEKLLEIPRRNVETLRRMGKAQIQKLLDRITS from the coding sequence GTGCTCACGACAGAAACCGTCATCGAACAGACACGCCGGTGGGTTTCGGACGTGGTGATCGGTCTGAACTTGTGCCCGTTCGCCCGGCGCGTGTTCGACAGCGGCCTGATCCGGTTCACGGTCACCGACGCGACCGATCTGGATGCGCTCCGCGCGGCTCTTGCGCACGAACTCCGGTCGCTCGCTGATACCCCAGCCGAACAGGTCGAAACCGCGATCCTGATCCACCCGCACGTGCTGGGCGATTTCCTCGATTACAACGATTTCGTCGTTGAAACCGAATCACTGATCGAGGAACTCGATTTAACCGGCGTGATCCAGATCGCGGGGTTCCACCCACGGTACCAGTTCGGCGGAACGCGCCCGAACGACGTGGAGAACTACACCAACCGGTCGCCGTTCCCGATGCTCCACCTACTGCGCGAGGGCAGCATCACAGCGGTGAACGACGACCCGGAAAAGCTCCTCGAAATACCGCGGCGGAACGTCGAAACGCTCCGCCGCATGGGAAAGGCTCAAATCCAGAAGCTGCTCGATCGCATTACTTCTTGA
- a CDS encoding DUF1501 domain-containing protein, with translation MHPELERLQALTRRNFLQTSSLGLGGLALSSLMGSARGDGPKIENPLAPKKPHFPGTAKRVIYLHMSGAPPHLDIFDFKPELQKRDGQNCPDEYLKGKRFAFTAGVPKLLGTRQPFKQHGKAGIWMSDAIKPLHEVADDVTVIRSMKTDEFNHAPAELLLYTGFARQGRPSLGAWTCYGLGNESENLPGFVVLISNGVQPSGGQGCWGSGFLPSVFQGVQCRSKGEPVLYLSDPPGLDRETRRLGLDAMKDLNELQEKELGHPETRTRIAQYELAFRMQLSASEVMDISKEPAKVLDSYGAKPGAGSFANNCLLARRLIEQGVRYVQLFDWGWDFHGTNANEDIRDGLTRKGTTTAQSVAALIKDLKNRDLLKDTLVVWGGEFGRTPFREGRTAEGKILGRDHYPDSFSLMLAGGGIKAGHTHGESDDLGFKVAKDMVHVHDLQATLMHCLGFDHTKLTFRFQGRDYRLTDVHGKVVKEILA, from the coding sequence ATGCACCCCGAACTCGAACGCCTTCAGGCCCTCACGCGCCGGAACTTCCTGCAAACCTCCTCACTTGGGTTGGGGGGACTCGCGCTGTCGTCGCTGATGGGCAGCGCACGCGGGGACGGGCCGAAGATCGAGAACCCGCTCGCGCCGAAGAAACCGCACTTCCCGGGCACGGCGAAGCGGGTCATTTATCTGCACATGTCGGGTGCACCGCCGCACCTGGACATCTTCGATTTCAAGCCAGAACTCCAGAAGCGCGACGGTCAGAACTGCCCGGACGAGTACCTGAAGGGCAAGCGGTTCGCGTTCACGGCGGGCGTGCCCAAGCTCCTCGGAACGCGGCAGCCGTTCAAGCAGCACGGCAAGGCCGGTATCTGGATGTCGGACGCGATCAAGCCGCTACACGAGGTCGCGGACGACGTGACCGTGATTCGCTCAATGAAGACGGACGAGTTCAACCACGCCCCCGCGGAACTACTGCTTTACACCGGTTTCGCGCGGCAGGGGCGGCCCAGCCTCGGTGCCTGGACGTGCTACGGACTCGGCAACGAGAGCGAAAACCTGCCTGGGTTCGTCGTGCTGATTTCTAACGGCGTGCAGCCGAGCGGCGGGCAGGGGTGTTGGGGCAGCGGGTTCCTGCCGAGCGTGTTTCAGGGCGTGCAGTGTCGCAGCAAGGGGGAGCCGGTCCTGTACCTCAGTGACCCGCCCGGACTCGACCGCGAGACGCGCCGGCTCGGGCTCGACGCGATGAAAGACCTCAACGAGTTGCAAGAAAAGGAACTCGGCCACCCCGAAACCCGGACGCGCATCGCCCAGTACGAACTCGCGTTCCGGATGCAGCTCTCGGCGTCCGAGGTGATGGACATTTCCAAGGAGCCGGCGAAGGTGCTGGACTCCTACGGCGCGAAGCCGGGCGCGGGGAGTTTTGCGAACAACTGCCTACTCGCGCGGCGCCTCATCGAGCAGGGCGTGCGGTACGTTCAGCTCTTCGATTGGGGCTGGGATTTCCACGGAACCAACGCGAACGAGGACATCCGCGACGGATTGACACGGAAGGGCACGACCACCGCACAATCGGTCGCGGCACTCATCAAAGACTTGAAGAATCGCGACCTTTTGAAAGACACGCTTGTGGTGTGGGGCGGCGAGTTCGGGCGCACGCCGTTCCGCGAGGGTCGGACCGCGGAGGGGAAGATTCTGGGCCGCGACCACTACCCGGACAGCTTCTCGCTCATGCTCGCGGGCGGCGGCATCAAGGCGGGGCACACGCACGGCGAGAGCGACGATCTCGGCTTCAAGGTCGCAAAGGACATGGTTCACGTCCACGATCTGCAAGCCACGCTCATGCACTGCCTCGGCTTCGATCACACGAAATTGACGTTCCGCTTCCAGGGACGCGACTACCGACTGACCGACGTTCACGGTAAAGTCGTGAAAGAGATCTTGGCATAA